A section of the Spirosoma pollinicola genome encodes:
- a CDS encoding sensor histidine kinase codes for MLNIRTRLTYQFVLIVTLILLFFSLGVYFFSKLYLEKRFFKRLQDRAITTTTLLFDLQQTDSTVLRLIDAAGKVPLLNENISVYNEKTGAVLFSTNPANAHFHEQFIPQLDSTSQILYLHQQEYQIVAIHLTGGQGKNWVIVSGIDQTSKEALDDLRKILMVMILSAILLLGISGWFFADRALAPMSGIIRQVNTFFPENVEKRVEHPNRSDEIGLLVATFNRLLDRIEQALKTQKMFIANVSHELKNPLTKINAQIDVALIQQRNPEVYERTLHSLQEDTRNLIQLTNTLLELANTSIQGNNMPFEPVRMDELLWETKTQLQAWNEDYRIQLTFTDFPDDEEALIMNGNRASLLVLLMNLVDNACKFSPAKTAIVNFQSSRGTITVTIFNEGPPIPKADIPHIFQPFFRSNSTAQSSNGHGVGLAIVSQVTQIHQGHIAVSSSLNGTTFTLTFSTASPF; via the coding sequence ATGCTGAATATTCGTACCCGGCTCACCTACCAATTCGTTCTTATTGTAACGCTTATCCTGCTTTTCTTCTCGCTTGGCGTTTATTTTTTTAGTAAGCTTTACCTCGAAAAACGATTCTTCAAGCGCCTTCAGGACCGCGCGATTACAACTACCACCCTCCTTTTTGATTTACAGCAAACGGATAGTACCGTTCTGCGACTTATCGACGCGGCCGGAAAAGTCCCTCTGCTTAATGAGAACATTTCGGTTTATAATGAAAAAACCGGGGCGGTATTATTTTCAACTAACCCGGCAAATGCCCACTTCCACGAGCAATTTATTCCGCAACTCGACTCGACCTCCCAGATTCTGTACCTGCATCAGCAGGAGTACCAGATCGTAGCCATTCACCTGACGGGCGGACAGGGCAAAAACTGGGTAATTGTTAGTGGCATTGACCAAACCAGTAAAGAAGCACTTGACGACTTGAGGAAGATCCTGATGGTTATGATTCTGTCGGCCATCCTGTTGCTTGGTATTTCGGGCTGGTTTTTTGCCGACCGGGCCCTGGCTCCCATGTCGGGTATTATCCGGCAGGTCAATACTTTTTTTCCGGAGAATGTAGAAAAACGGGTTGAGCACCCAAATCGTTCTGACGAAATTGGCCTGCTGGTAGCCACCTTCAACCGGTTGCTCGACAGAATAGAACAGGCGCTGAAAACACAAAAAATGTTCATTGCGAATGTGTCGCATGAATTAAAAAATCCACTCACAAAAATCAACGCGCAGATTGATGTCGCGCTCATTCAGCAGCGAAATCCAGAGGTATATGAACGAACGCTTCATTCGTTGCAGGAAGACACCCGAAACCTGATACAACTCACAAACACCTTGCTGGAATTGGCCAACACATCAATTCAGGGCAATAATATGCCCTTTGAGCCAGTTCGAATGGATGAGCTTTTATGGGAAACAAAAACCCAGTTGCAGGCCTGGAATGAAGACTACCGAATCCAGCTTACATTTACTGATTTTCCGGACGATGAAGAAGCTTTGATCATGAACGGAAACAGAGCGTCGCTGCTGGTATTGCTCATGAACCTCGTCGATAACGCCTGTAAATTTTCGCCCGCAAAAACGGCTATCGTTAATTTTCAATCAAGTAGAGGCACGATAACCGTTACGATTTTTAACGAAGGCCCGCCCATACCAAAGGCCGACATACCTCACATTTTTCAACCGTTCTTCCGTAGCAATTCAACGGCCCAGTCGAGCAATGGGCATGGTGTTGGGCTCGCTATCGTTTCGCAGGTTACGCAGATTCACCAAGGCCATATTGCGGTAAGTTCATCCCTCAACGGCACGACTTTCACCCTGACTTTTTCGACGGCCAGCCCATTTTAA
- a CDS encoding endonuclease/exonuclease/phosphatase family protein codes for MATFYTFIRILSAVVQLLLKTVLGLGNLLFSRYRRFPLAYTTLGYLFVTMAFCYYPMVNHWLTGFVMMSLPLAMACGLVACIYLLYKKQKTVATAGLIWILCSFMVVKRLWGIPAGDLNLSQVNTLKVLSFNSETFPTGPTATGFDASALKADIACFQEYSPNAQIENQYLAKVEKLTCFDKDREIGLALFSNYPILNQYGRIWNRTQGPDINGFLCADIAYGTDTIRVVNVHLWSMGVRTNQAMEAFRAGKSGQFIREVFDTFCRLKEGFEHRNEQLREVESYVVGSRYPVIICGDLNETPIGYSYGKLAQNFTNAFEEAGQGLGFTLNRHPYCVRIDQQFVSHDWHIKTCQTLSGISFSDHFPVLAQYVLKKALTMSTDKLVHRTPQPFDTAKLVATKK; via the coding sequence ATGGCAACTTTTTATACATTCATACGCATTTTGTCGGCAGTAGTCCAGCTTTTACTGAAAACGGTACTGGGCCTGGGCAACCTGCTTTTCAGTCGATACCGGCGGTTCCCACTTGCGTATACAACACTTGGTTATCTGTTTGTTACTATGGCATTTTGCTACTACCCAATGGTTAACCATTGGCTTACCGGCTTTGTCATGATGAGTTTACCACTAGCTATGGCCTGTGGATTGGTTGCCTGCATCTATTTGCTTTACAAGAAACAAAAGACGGTGGCAACAGCCGGTCTGATCTGGATATTATGCTCGTTTATGGTTGTAAAAAGGCTGTGGGGTATACCCGCCGGCGACCTGAATTTAAGTCAGGTGAACACCCTGAAAGTGCTGAGCTTTAACAGCGAAACATTTCCAACAGGGCCAACAGCTACTGGATTCGACGCATCGGCGTTGAAAGCCGATATTGCCTGTTTTCAGGAATATTCCCCCAATGCACAAATCGAGAACCAATACCTGGCTAAAGTTGAAAAGCTGACGTGTTTTGACAAAGACCGGGAAATAGGGCTGGCTTTATTTTCCAATTACCCGATACTGAATCAATATGGCCGTATCTGGAACCGAACGCAGGGGCCTGACATCAATGGGTTCCTCTGCGCCGATATTGCCTATGGAACCGACACCATTCGGGTTGTTAACGTGCATTTGTGGTCGATGGGTGTTCGCACAAATCAGGCCATGGAGGCTTTTCGGGCGGGTAAATCAGGCCAATTTATACGAGAGGTTTTTGATACGTTTTGCCGGTTAAAAGAAGGTTTTGAGCATAGAAACGAGCAACTCCGGGAGGTAGAATCGTATGTTGTGGGCAGTCGATATCCCGTTATTATTTGTGGCGATTTAAACGAAACACCCATTGGCTATTCCTACGGAAAGCTGGCCCAAAACTTCACCAATGCATTTGAAGAGGCTGGGCAGGGACTTGGATTTACGCTGAATCGCCACCCTTATTGTGTGCGCATAGACCAGCAGTTCGTTAGCCATGACTGGCATATTAAAACGTGCCAGACTCTATCTGGCATTTCCTTCTCCGATCATTTTCCTGTACTGGCTCAGTATGTCCTCAAAAAGGCGTTGACAATGTCGACTGACAAGCTTGTTCATCGTACCCCTCAGCCATTCGATACGGCCAAGCTGGTAGCAACAAAAAAATAA
- a CDS encoding YbcC family protein: MNMPNSLFDEHNVLHELKHFLPAQAPLKDFVHHNTLHSFQELTFTKALQKASEIFGYKVSLSIDEFRSLYVSKRIRADVLQRIIVQHKGEKRAHEWTEIMLNKPYPLAHQPRVGSLRANWKKEYYVDLDSLVHPILFRILCSYLDQGISIWNFPIRDKDFLSSMRELETNSFTSVFRTSQVKDLFLNTSCGIKDLLDRLIGDESLYEHYLFDQQFAHSGWSGLVSVVEELPETLLDARKISLHDLIVFELLLEIDALEYHHKNKWTPLGSWLKHRPVALFADTPDTEQSEVRTIWQDAFEWSYYDQVIAGLELEVHNEIRIADKSFQAMFCIDDRECSFRRYLEEFDPACATFGTPGFFGVDCFFQPEDGKYYTKICPVPISPKHLIKETGVTNKRQQDFHFNKHAHSFHSGWLISQTLGFWSAFRLILNIFKPTMSPAAASSFKHMDHLSTLTIENQHVEDIENGLQIGYTIDEMAARVEGLLKSIGLVDDFATIIYVVGHGASSINNPHYAAYDCGACSGRAGSVNARSLSYMANHPKVRAILGERGLMIPDTTQFIGALHDTTRDDIAFFDEASLSPENLEKHQKNKETFTTALDSNAKERSRRFESINSKLSPKQIHNKVRERSVSLFEPRPELNHATNALTIVGRRSLSKGLFLDRRSFLNSYDYRVDPDGIYLFNILKAAAPVCGGINLEYFFSRVDNQQLGAGTKLPHNVMGLIGVANGMDGDLRPGLPSQMIEVHDPVRMLFVIEQFPGLVLDVIKRLYATYEWFINEWVHLVVIDPDTQKIYVFKEGEFTEYHSAIHHVDTVSNITPLIETHQEDLPIYILS; encoded by the coding sequence ATGAATATGCCCAACTCTTTATTTGATGAACATAACGTGCTTCATGAGTTGAAGCATTTCTTGCCCGCTCAGGCCCCTTTAAAAGACTTTGTTCACCATAATACCTTGCACTCTTTTCAGGAGTTAACGTTTACCAAAGCCCTACAAAAAGCTTCTGAAATATTTGGTTATAAAGTTTCGCTTTCCATCGATGAATTTCGATCACTATATGTGTCAAAACGTATACGGGCGGACGTTCTTCAGCGCATTATAGTCCAGCACAAGGGCGAAAAACGAGCGCATGAGTGGACAGAAATTATGCTGAACAAGCCTTATCCATTGGCTCACCAGCCGCGCGTGGGTTCGCTTCGGGCTAACTGGAAGAAAGAGTACTATGTCGATCTGGATTCTCTGGTTCACCCCATTCTTTTCCGAATCCTGTGCAGTTACCTCGATCAGGGCATTTCGATCTGGAACTTCCCGATTCGTGATAAAGATTTCCTGTCGTCCATGCGTGAATTGGAAACGAACAGCTTCACCAGTGTTTTCAGGACCAGCCAGGTTAAAGACCTTTTTCTAAATACGAGTTGCGGTATTAAAGACTTACTCGACAGGCTGATTGGCGATGAGTCGCTGTACGAACATTACCTGTTCGATCAGCAATTTGCCCATTCGGGCTGGTCCGGTCTGGTAAGTGTGGTTGAGGAGTTGCCCGAAACCCTGCTCGATGCCCGCAAAATATCCCTGCATGATCTGATTGTATTCGAACTTCTGCTGGAAATCGACGCGCTTGAGTATCATCACAAGAACAAGTGGACTCCTCTGGGGAGCTGGTTGAAACACAGACCCGTAGCCCTTTTTGCCGACACGCCTGATACCGAACAAAGTGAAGTGCGTACCATCTGGCAGGACGCATTTGAGTGGAGTTATTACGATCAAGTCATTGCCGGACTTGAACTGGAAGTACATAATGAGATACGTATCGCCGACAAGAGTTTTCAGGCTATGTTCTGCATTGATGACCGGGAGTGTTCATTTCGGCGTTACCTGGAGGAGTTTGACCCTGCCTGCGCAACCTTTGGTACGCCGGGTTTTTTTGGCGTTGACTGCTTCTTTCAGCCCGAAGACGGGAAATATTACACCAAGATTTGCCCTGTTCCTATCTCGCCCAAGCATTTAATAAAGGAGACTGGGGTTACCAATAAACGTCAGCAGGACTTTCACTTTAACAAGCATGCTCATTCGTTTCATAGCGGTTGGCTGATCTCTCAAACACTGGGTTTCTGGTCGGCTTTTCGTTTGATACTGAATATTTTTAAACCAACCATGAGTCCGGCGGCTGCTTCGTCGTTTAAGCACATGGACCATTTATCTACGCTTACGATTGAAAATCAACACGTAGAGGATATCGAAAATGGGCTGCAAATTGGGTACACCATCGACGAAATGGCGGCTCGTGTAGAAGGTCTATTGAAGAGTATCGGGCTGGTTGACGACTTTGCCACGATTATTTATGTCGTTGGGCACGGCGCAAGCAGTATCAACAACCCACACTACGCGGCCTATGATTGTGGTGCCTGTTCGGGCCGGGCCGGGTCGGTAAATGCGCGATCCCTGTCGTACATGGCCAACCACCCGAAAGTAAGAGCAATTCTTGGCGAAAGAGGGCTAATGATTCCGGACACAACCCAGTTTATCGGCGCACTGCACGACACCACCCGCGATGATATTGCTTTTTTTGATGAGGCTTCACTGTCGCCGGAGAACCTGGAAAAGCATCAGAAAAACAAAGAGACCTTTACAACTGCGCTGGACTCCAATGCAAAAGAGCGGTCGAGACGGTTCGAGTCGATCAATAGTAAACTAAGTCCAAAACAAATCCACAATAAAGTCCGGGAGCGGTCGGTTTCCTTATTCGAACCTCGCCCTGAACTCAATCACGCCACTAATGCGCTGACCATTGTGGGCCGTCGGTCGTTATCGAAAGGGTTATTTCTGGACAGGCGGTCATTCCTGAATTCGTACGATTATCGGGTCGACCCGGATGGAATCTATCTATTCAACATTCTTAAAGCTGCGGCTCCCGTTTGTGGCGGTATAAACCTTGAGTATTTCTTTTCGCGCGTAGATAACCAGCAGTTAGGCGCGGGTACGAAACTGCCGCACAATGTGATGGGCCTCATTGGCGTAGCCAACGGAATGGACGGCGATTTGCGACCGGGATTACCGAGCCAAATGATTGAAGTACATGATCCTGTGCGCATGTTGTTTGTTATTGAGCAGTTTCCCGGCCTTGTTCTGGATGTTATCAAACGATTATATGCCACCTATGAATGGTTTATCAATGAGTGGGTTCATTTAGTGGTTATCGATCCTGACACACAAAAAATTTATGTGTTTAAAGAGGGCGAGTTTACAGAATACCATTCCGCGATTCATCACGTCGATACGGTATCAAACATTACACCTTTGATCGAAACGCACCAGGAAGACCTTCCAATTTATATACTCTCTTAG
- a CDS encoding response regulator transcription factor, whose translation MNILIIEDEVKTVQSIKQGLEEHHWEVDVAYDGTMGFQLATRSTYALIISDIILPGINGLELCRKLRAANILTPILMLTALGTTDDKIMGLDAGADDYLVKPFEFRELMARVRALTRRNSGTVQTGNLLRIADLELNPDTKKVIRAGKEISLTAKEFQLLEYFLRHQGRVISKVELAERFWDLTFDTGTNIIEVYINFLRKKIDKDFEPKLLHTQIGMGYVVKLLS comes from the coding sequence ATGAACATTCTGATTATTGAAGATGAAGTCAAGACAGTACAGAGCATCAAACAAGGCCTTGAAGAACACCACTGGGAAGTTGATGTAGCTTATGATGGGACGATGGGTTTCCAATTGGCAACCCGCTCAACCTATGCCCTCATTATCTCAGATATTATCTTGCCGGGGATAAATGGCCTTGAACTTTGTCGAAAGCTGCGGGCAGCCAATATACTCACGCCAATTCTGATGCTGACCGCCCTCGGGACTACCGACGACAAAATTATGGGGCTGGACGCAGGGGCAGATGATTACCTGGTTAAACCGTTTGAATTTCGCGAACTGATGGCGCGGGTCAGGGCGTTAACTAGGCGCAATAGCGGGACAGTTCAAACTGGCAACCTCTTGAGAATTGCCGATCTGGAATTAAATCCGGACACTAAAAAAGTAATACGTGCCGGTAAAGAAATATCCCTGACAGCCAAAGAATTTCAACTGCTGGAGTACTTTCTACGCCATCAGGGCCGGGTAATTTCCAAAGTCGAACTGGCCGAGCGATTCTGGGATTTGACGTTCGATACCGGCACCAATATTATTGAAGTCTATATCAATTTCCTTCGCAAAAAGATAGACAAAGACTTCGAACCCAAGTTACTACATACGCAAATTGGCATGGGATACGTCGTAAAGCTGTTGTCATAA
- a CDS encoding arsenic transporter produces MTHIFIWIITFVSIAGVIIRPFNIPEAVWAVSGALLLLIFQLLSVSEGVSGIAKGLDVYLFLTGMMLLAETAREEGLFDWLAAHATKRAEGSASRLFLLIYLVGVVVTTFLSNDATAVVLTPAVAAAVNAAKVKNPLPYLFICAFIANAASFVLPISNPANLVIYGSHMPPLLAWLAQYTLPSLVSIGVTYAVLRFTQREALTESVETAIAIPALSPGGRLAILGIAATAVVLLVSSALDRPLGLPTAITGILTTVLVLIRARLNPLVVIKEVSWSVLPLVAGLFVLVEALVKTGLIQQLTTLLHDSTTRSIAMTTWVSGIGVALTCNLVNNLPAGLIAGTVVQVSQVPDVIKSAILIGIDLGPNLSVTGSLATILWLVALRREGQQVSAWAFLKLGIPVMLTALLFTLGTVWLYYRLA; encoded by the coding sequence ATGACTCACATTTTCATCTGGATTATCACGTTTGTATCCATCGCGGGTGTCATCATCCGACCCTTCAACATCCCTGAGGCCGTTTGGGCTGTTTCCGGGGCGCTTTTACTCCTGATCTTTCAGTTATTATCCGTTTCCGAAGGCGTTTCGGGTATCGCTAAGGGGCTGGACGTGTACCTGTTTCTAACGGGCATGATGCTGCTGGCCGAAACCGCCCGAGAAGAAGGCCTGTTCGATTGGCTGGCGGCTCATGCCACCAAACGCGCCGAAGGATCAGCCAGCCGACTATTTCTGCTGATTTATCTGGTGGGTGTCGTCGTCACTACGTTTTTATCCAACGATGCCACGGCTGTTGTGCTTACGCCGGCCGTGGCTGCCGCCGTCAACGCTGCAAAGGTGAAAAATCCATTGCCTTACCTGTTTATCTGTGCCTTCATTGCCAATGCCGCATCGTTTGTGCTGCCCATTTCCAACCCGGCTAACCTGGTTATTTATGGGAGCCACATGCCCCCCCTGCTGGCCTGGCTAGCTCAATATACCCTGCCTTCGCTGGTGTCGATTGGTGTTACGTATGCAGTGCTTCGTTTTACCCAGCGAGAGGCACTAACCGAATCCGTTGAAACAGCCATTGCCATTCCAGCGCTGTCTCCCGGTGGGCGTCTGGCCATTCTCGGTATTGCCGCTACGGCAGTTGTTCTACTGGTTTCCTCCGCGCTGGACAGGCCGCTGGGTTTGCCGACCGCTATCACGGGTATCCTCACAACGGTTCTTGTCCTGATTCGGGCGAGACTAAATCCGCTTGTCGTCATCAAAGAGGTTTCCTGGTCTGTACTTCCGTTGGTTGCAGGGTTGTTTGTGCTTGTAGAAGCGCTCGTCAAAACCGGCCTTATTCAGCAACTGACAACGCTGCTACACGACAGCACAACCCGTTCAATAGCGATGACAACCTGGGTAAGTGGGATTGGCGTTGCGCTAACCTGCAACCTGGTCAATAACCTACCCGCCGGGCTAATAGCAGGTACGGTGGTGCAGGTCAGTCAGGTACCGGACGTAATCAAAAGCGCCATCCTGATTGGTATCGATCTGGGGCCGAACTTGTCGGTAACGGGGTCGCTGGCGACTATACTCTGGCTGGTCGCTTTACGTAGGGAAGGGCAGCAGGTTAGCGCCTGGGCATTTCTCAAGCTCGGCATTCCGGTCATGCTAACCGCGCTTCTATTTACACTGGGCACCGTATGGCTGTATTATCGACTGGCATAG